The bacterium region CGATCAGCACGATCCTGGGCGCGATCCTGTTCCTGCGGTTCGGCTACGGTGTGGCGCATGTCGGGGTGCTGGGAGTGCTGACCATCATCCTGATCGGCCACCTGATCACGATCCCTACCGGCATGGCGGTGGCCGAGATCGCCACCAACCTGAAAGTGGAGGGTGGGGGAGAGTATTACATCATCAGCCGCTCGTTCGGCCCCACGGTGGGCGGGGCGATAGGCATCTCGCTGTTCCTGTCGCAGGCCATTTCGGTCGCATTCTACATGATCGCTTTTTCAGAGGCTTTCCGTCCGCTCTTCCCCTGGTTCGAGCATCTGACCGGCCACACGCCCGACCCTCGAATGGTGGGCATTCCGGCCACCTTGATCCTGATCGGGGTGATACTCTACAAGGGGGCGGACCTGGGTGTGAGCATGCTCTGGGTGGTGGTGAGCATTCTGGCGCTCTCGCTGGTGATGTTTTTCCTCGGCCACCCGGTAACACACAACTCCGATCTGGGGCTTCTTTCCACGGTCAAGCGGCCGGACAATTTTTTCACCGTGTTCGCCATCATTTTCCCGGCGTTCACCGGCATGACCGCGGGGGTGGGGCTTTCCGGCGATCTGAAGAATCCCAGGCGCTCCATCCCGATGGGAACGCTGTTTGCCACCATTTGTGGCATGGTTGTTTACGTGATGGTGGTGATAAAGCTGGGCCTTAGCGCCACTCCGGATGAGCTGGCGGGCGACCAGTTCATCATGTCGAAGATAGCTGTCTGGGGCCCGATTATCCCAATCGGCCTGGGCGCGGCCACGATTTCCTCGGCCATCGGCTCGATCCTGGTCGCTCCGCGCACCCTTCAGGCCCTGGCTGGAGATGGCGTATTTCCCTGGAAACGCATCAACGCTTACCTGACCAGGGGCAGAGGCAAGGCCAACGAACCGATTAACGCCACGCTTCTGACCTCGCTTATCGCTCTTGTTTTCGTCTCCATGGGCAATGTCGATTTCGTGGCCCAGATCATCAGTATGTTTTTCATGGTCACCTACGGCTCGCTCTGCTCGATCAGCTTCCTGGAGCATTTCTCCGGCGATCCCTCCTACCGGCCGACTTTCCGCTCCAAGTGGTACCTTTCGCTGCTGGGGGCGATCCTGAGTTTTGTGATGATGTACCAGATGCAGCCGTTGTACGCGATCCTGGCGATCCTGTCGATGGCCGGTATCTACTGGGGCCTCAAGCGCAGCAACCAGGGCGAGCGCGACCTGTCCGAGGTGGTGCAGGGGGTGCTGTTCCAGCTCACGCGCAAGCTCCAGGTGCTGATCCAGCGCCAGGGCGCCAGCCAGAGCATGGCCAACTGGCGGCCCTCTTTCATCGCCCTGTCCTCGCACTCGCTCACCCGTCTGGCCCCGTTCGATGTCCTGCGCTGGATATCGCACCACTATGGGTTCGGCTCGTTCATCCATTTCATCCGCGGGCCGCTGAACAGCGAGACCCACGCCGATGCCCAGGCCACCCTGGAACGCCTGGTCCGTCAGGCGCGCTCCAGCGATGCGGCGATCTACGTGGACACCATCGTGAGCCCCAGTTTCCGCACCGCTGTGGC contains the following coding sequences:
- a CDS encoding amino acid permease, whose protein sequence is MASRGEQKERGHGFGTAPVFLAAISTILGAILFLRFGYGVAHVGVLGVLTIILIGHLITIPTGMAVAEIATNLKVEGGGEYYIISRSFGPTVGGAIGISLFLSQAISVAFYMIAFSEAFRPLFPWFEHLTGHTPDPRMVGIPATLILIGVILYKGADLGVSMLWVVVSILALSLVMFFLGHPVTHNSDLGLLSTVKRPDNFFTVFAIIFPAFTGMTAGVGLSGDLKNPRRSIPMGTLFATICGMVVYVMVVIKLGLSATPDELAGDQFIMSKIAVWGPIIPIGLGAATISSAIGSILVAPRTLQALAGDGVFPWKRINAYLTRGRGKANEPINATLLTSLIALVFVSMGNVDFVAQIISMFFMVTYGSLCSISFLEHFSGDPSYRPTFRSKWYLSLLGAILSFVMMYQMQPLYAILAILSMAGIYWGLKRSNQGERDLSEVVQGVLFQLTRKLQVLIQRQGASQSMANWRPSFIALSSHSLTRLAPFDVLRWISHHYGFGSFIHFIRGPLNSETHADAQATLERLVRQARSSDAAIYVDTIVSPSFRTAVAQLVQIPGVAGLENNSMLFEFLYEEKGQLEHLLESCDFAAIAGFNVCVLRHSNRHFGYRRLIHIWLTPGDYRNANLMIILAYIIIGHPDWKGAEIVLYAAFHKKEMDREVARLNDLLARGRLPISPNNVIPVPLAEDQSFDSLVSVNSAEADLVITGFSIGKMKQDEGEFLKGFENIQDL